GGCTTTAAGGACATGCTCAATCGTTTAAGTAGCTAAGATTCTATTTTTTAATGCTCTTTCGCCCACCTTATTTTCTCTCCAAAACTAAGGTGGGTGTTCATTAACCCTACTTATCGACGACTAAAATCAATATGGCGGCCAATCGTCCAATCTCGATCGCTAAACATTCGAGCAGCCACCAAGCCGCAACCAATGGCTACAATGAACATCATTGCGGTACTGGCAAAAGAAAGCGCTTGATCCATTTGCCCAGTAGTAAAGTAATAGACCGATCTAAAAATTGCGGTTCCGGGAATCATAATCACCGCAGCCGGAACAGTAGTAGTAATTCGTGGCAAGGATGTCCACCGAGCAACTACCGCACCAAGTAATCCCACAATTAAACCACCAGCAAATGCTGCCACATAGTCAGTTGCACCTAAGACAATAATGCCCAAACGCGCCATATTCGCTATGGTTCCTACTAAAGCAGCCACGAGAACCATTCGTCGCGAAGAATTAAACAAAAAAGCAAAACCAGCGATACCAACAAAACTTGCTCCGGCAGCAACTAAATACCAGTTTAAATTGCTTTCTTGGGGCGGCAGATCCGGACTTAACCCGGTACCCCAGCTAATAAGGGCAACGGTAAATGCAGCTACGCCAATGATAGTCAGTGAGTACACTAGCCGACTAATACCTGCATCAAGATCAAAGCGGGCGAGGTCAATAAGTGCAGAGAAAAGTGGAAAACCGGGGATCAAAAAGAGGACGGCAGCAATATAACCAGGAGCATAGGACTCTGGAGCAAGCAGAAAATAACTCAAGGATGCACTAAGCCCAGCCATCACAATGCAGCCTAATTGGTTAATGTGGCAACGATGCAATAACCCACGTACCAATTGTCCACAAGCAGCAGAAATACCGACGATAATAGCAAAATTCCAGGGGAAAAAGTTCAATAAGGCAAAAGCTGCACAGGCGAAAGCTGCTGCCAAACAAAGCACCCCAATATTCCATCGCTTGCGCACAT
This DNA window, taken from Corynebacterium kutscheri, encodes the following:
- a CDS encoding threonine/serine exporter family protein, yielding MGIEADVVLRLGMMLMGAGTSGYRVLRAMKRTARAVGFDQLDAVVGVTQITVTFHRGEHFRTIVAQQNPPTVDASRIEALEDLTHNRLYYGISAYELTTLLDEIEHNVRKRWNIGVLCLAAAFACAAFALLNFFPWNFAIIVGISAACGQLVRGLLHRCHINQLGCIVMAGLSASLSYFLLAPESYAPGYIAAVLFLIPGFPLFSALIDLARFDLDAGISRLVYSLTIIGVAAFTVALISWGTGLSPDLPPQESNLNWYLVAAGASFVGIAGFAFLFNSSRRMVLVAALVGTIANMARLGIIVLGATDYVAAFAGGLIVGLLGAVVARWTSLPRITTTVPAAVIMIPGTAIFRSVYYFTTGQMDQALSFASTAMMFIVAIGCGLVAARMFSDRDWTIGRHIDFSRR